The genomic region CGCACCACTCGCCCCGTGCCGCTCGACAAGAATGAAACCATCGTTGTCTCCCTTGCTCTGCCTTCGATGAAATCGAGGAGGCCTACAGCGTAGAGACCCCGTGAGAATCGGCGAGGAACGAGGTTCCCCGATTCTTCCCGGCGTGGCAAATGGCTCCGCGGGCATTCGGCGAAAACCCTGTAGCCACAGAGGATTTTTGCGACCGGGCATTAGATGAAGCGACAGTTGGGCCCGCGCGTGCCTATTTGTAAGATAGAAAGGAACCGATGAACAAAGTAGATCTGGTCCGCTCCGCCATGGAGCGAGTTGAACTGAAGAAGAACGAGGCTGTTCTTCTGGTCGACGGCATTTTCGACGATATCGCCCATGCCTGCATGGGTGGCGAACCGGTGAAGGTTCCGGGATTCGGCCAGTTCAAAGTACGGGATCGTGCCGCTCGCATCGCGCGCAATCCGGCGACCGGCCAACCGGTAAAAGTTCCGGCAAAGCGTGTTTTCAAGTTCTTGCCAGCGAAGGCGCTCAAGGAGGCCGTGATGAGCAAACGGCGTGCCAAGGCCGCTCCCGCTCGTAAGAAGGCAATTGCGAAGCCGCCAGTGCGTAAAGCGGCAAAGAAAGTCGCGAAAAAGGTGGCGAAGAAAACCACCGGGAGAAGGCGCTAGAGCATCGGCGAAACGGCGCACCCGGGCTCCGCGGCACCGCGCTGTGCAGGTTGGCGTGAACGCGATGGAGTTGTCGCTGATGTCGTTGTTGCCGGCGCGTAACTTGCGCAGCACCGGGCCACGCCGCCTGCACGATCGCCATGTGGATTTACGGCAAAGTATTGCCTACGTGACCACTGTGGCGCCGCAGCGCCCGAGCCACCCGAGGAAAAGTGTGCCGAAACGCTGAAAAATATCTCATATGAAATGGCTAATGCATGCCGCGCTTGCGGGATTAGTCGTTGCGGTGCTCGTGAGCGGCTGCACCTCCCATGGGTCGTCCGCTCAATCGGCGAGTTCTTCCGGCCAATCGTCGGATTCCCAGAGCACAGTTCCGACGGGGCTCTATGAGTGCTCAACGCTCAGCGATGGCGAGCTGCAAGCGGCCGCGAGCGAGAACTTCACGATTGTGGATGCGAGCAACTACACCGACGTCGGCGGCAACCAGGGCACATATGCACTCGACGGTGATACGATTTCCTTCCAGGGTGCTGCGCTCGACGGACAACGTGCGACGTACGCGGCAGGCGTCGTCGGCTCGAACAATCCGCCGTCGATTGCGATCCTCATGCCGGACGGTAATCCGGGGGACACCTGCCAGCCGCGCTAAGACTACGGGCGGTGCGCCGGCCTTCAAGCGGGGCCAGCCGTTGACACCCAACACGCAATCTGCTCCGAGCCTCTCCTCCTAGTGTCGAGATAGACATCAAGCGCTTGTTTGGTTAGCGCACGCTACTGCATGAGCGCCGGGATCGCAGGCCGTGCTCGAACGGTGCAGCTGCGCGGATTGTCCGTGACGTGCGGTCGGAACCGGCGGAACGGAGACGGCGGCGGCAAGCACGAGCGCCGCGATCATGCCCGTACCTCCGGCATCGGGAAAACATGGCGGTGCGTCATGTAGCGTTCATTCAGCACCGGTATGCTTTGCCGAGGAGGACGAGATGAAGATTCAAGCGATCGCCATTTGCACTGCTATGGTAGCCTTGGTGGCCGGGTGCACTCACCAGAATCCTGCCTCGACGCCACATGCGACCCTACCCTCTACGAACGGGATCACGGCTGTGGCGTCGCCTCCGCCGGGCGACATCCCCGACACTCAGCAATTCGTCCTGTACCGCTCGGCACACGGATATCGCCTGTTATTCCCAGAGGGATGGGCGCGCAGCACGACACCGCACGGCGTCACGTTCACGTGGCATTTCGACGGCGAGCAGTTGCTGACGTACACTTCGCGGTCTGTGCCTACGCCGAGCGCCGGCGATCCGGCGATCGCATCGGCGATTCGCAGCTTTCACAATGTTCGAGGGATACGCGTGCATCGGCAACGCTTGCCGGGCGGCCTCGCAGTAGTGGCGAGCTTTGCCTCGCAATCGCACCGGAGTGCCGTAACGGGACGTCGCATTGCGCTCGAAAACCAGTCCTACCTGTTTCATCGCGGCAATCAAACCGTGGCATTGAACCTCTGGGCGCCCGCCGGTTCGGATAACGTCGATCAGTGGCGACGGATCTCCCGGAGCTTCAGATGGTGATGAGCGCTCCCGTTCTGGAAGTACACGATCTCTACCGGTTCTACCACAGCGGCGAAGAAGAGACGCTAGCCCTGCGCGGGGTCAACCTGCAGGTTCGCGCGGGAGAAACGGTGGCGATCATGGGACCCTCGGGAAGCGGCAAATCCACGCTGCTCTCGTGCGCCGCGGGCCTCGATGAACCGGACGGCGGCTATGTCGCCGTAAGCGGATCGCGTCTGACGCGTCGCCCGGAGGCCGTGCGGGCACAGATGCGCGCGCGCCACTTCGGCATCATGCTGCAATCCAACAATCTCCTGCCGCATCTTACCGTGGAAGAAAACGTTCGGCTGCAACTTCACCTGGCCGGAAAGCATGGGCTTGCGCGAGCTAGAGAGATCGTGCACGACGTTGGTCTGGAGCAGCGTGCCGGCGCGCGCCTGGGCCAGCTCTCCGGCGGTGAAGCGGCGCGCGCCGGATTAGCGGTTGCGCTTGCAGCGCGCCCTGATGTCGTGCTTGCAGACGAACCAACCGGCGAGGTAGACGCGCAAACCGAGCAGCAGATTCTCGGGCTGCTCGCGGCCCGTAAGAACCAGGGTGGCGCAACGATTCTGGCAACGCACAGCGAGGCGCTCGCCGCATGGGCAGATCGCGTCGTGCGCTTGCGTGACGGGCGCGTCGATGAATGAGCCGCTCGTACGCGCCGTCAATGTTTCGCGAACCTATCGCTCCGGAGATACCCAGGTGGCGGCGCTCACCCACGCGACGTGCGAGATTCATCCCGGCGAACGCATCGCGCTCACTGGGCCTTCGGGCAGCGGAAAATCAACACTCTTGCAACTGCTCGCCGGCATCGATCATCCGAGCACCGGCACGATCGCATGGCCGGCTTTGGACGGATCCCTCGCGCTACGCCCCGCGAAGATCGGCTTCGTCTTTCAGACGCCCAGTCTACTGGCGCCTCTGAGCGCGATCGAAAACGTCGAAGTGCCGCTGCTCATCAACCGCATGGGCTCTACTCAAGCGCGGCAGCGCGCGCTGGAAGCCCTCGAGGTCGTTGGCCTGGCCGCAATCGCGGATAAACTTCCCGAAGAGCTCTCCGGCGGACAGGCCGCGCGCGTCGGCTTTGCGCGCGCATTGGCGAGCCGTCCCGCCCTGCTTTTGGCGGACGAACCGACCGGGCAACTCGATCGACCAACCGCAGACCATCTGTTCGACACCGTGCTGGAGTGGCTGCGGTCGACGCAAGCCGCGTTGGTAGTGGCAACGCACGATCAGCACGTCGCGCAACGCTTGCCGACGTGCTGGAGCATCGAGCGCGGGCACTTGAGAAGGGATTGCTTGTGAGCGGCATGTGGCTGCGCGCAACAGTGCGCGCGCTTCGCGGAGGACTGCTCGGCGCCGTCGGGGGCATCGGGCTCGCCGTCGCGCTGCTCGCCGCGATAACCGCATTCATTTCGGGCAGCTCCGCCTCACTCACGAGCAACGCGATTGCCGCGGTTCCCGTCGATTGGCAGGTGCAGCGCAATCCGGGAAGCGATCCCGCCGCGATTGTGAGCGCTATCGGACACGCGACCGCCTATCGCGCGCTCGAACGCGTCTGGTATGCGAACGTCGCCGGATTCCAAGCAGCATCGGGCGGGACGGTGCAAACCACGGGAACCGGCAAAGTCGTGGGGCTGCAAAACGGATACAGACGCCTCTTTCCGCGCGAAATCGCGCGGCTCACCGGCGCGTCGGGCGGCGTTCTAGTCTTCTCGCAGACCGCGGCAAACCTGCACGTCCGTCCAGGAGATACGATTTCTATCGAACGCATCGGCTTGCCGCCGGTGCGCGTGCGCGCGGACGGCGTCATCTCCATGCCGCACATCGATTCGTTCT from Candidatus Dormiibacterota bacterium harbors:
- a CDS encoding HU family DNA-binding protein, translated to MNKVDLVRSAMERVELKKNEAVLLVDGIFDDIAHACMGGEPVKVPGFGQFKVRDRAARIARNPATGQPVKVPAKRVFKFLPAKALKEAVMSKRRAKAAPARKKAIAKPPVRKAAKKVAKKVAKKTTGRRR
- a CDS encoding ABC transporter ATP-binding protein, with the translated sequence MVMSAPVLEVHDLYRFYHSGEEETLALRGVNLQVRAGETVAIMGPSGSGKSTLLSCAAGLDEPDGGYVAVSGSRLTRRPEAVRAQMRARHFGIMLQSNNLLPHLTVEENVRLQLHLAGKHGLARAREIVHDVGLEQRAGARLGQLSGGEAARAGLAVALAARPDVVLADEPTGEVDAQTEQQILGLLAARKNQGGATILATHSEALAAWADRVVRLRDGRVDE
- a CDS encoding ATP-binding cassette domain-containing protein; amino-acid sequence: MNEPLVRAVNVSRTYRSGDTQVAALTHATCEIHPGERIALTGPSGSGKSTLLQLLAGIDHPSTGTIAWPALDGSLALRPAKIGFVFQTPSLLAPLSAIENVEVPLLINRMGSTQARQRALEALEVVGLAAIADKLPEELSGGQAARVGFARALASRPALLLADEPTGQLDRPTADHLFDTVLEWLRSTQAALVVATHDQHVAQRLPTCWSIERGHLRRDCL